The following proteins come from a genomic window of Sphaerisporangium rubeum:
- a CDS encoding CAP domain-containing protein → MGLLACLAGFLFGAITISWLNPAREVPRDLYLQPATPAPASSRLLAAPEPADTRPPLAPVARPETQHTGRPHSVASHTPRGTDDKPSNVIDGSGSGGTSGTRVGTASGTGGDGSPGAEGLPPAQLEAAAVRLTNQERTRRGCAPLRVDGRLTRSARAHSRDMAAKGYFDHNSPQGVTPWQRMARAGYSNSAAENIARGYASAEETVRGWMANAGHRRNILNCQITTVGVGVAYGGGDIWWTQDFGYS, encoded by the coding sequence GTGGGTCTGTTGGCGTGCCTGGCCGGCTTCCTGTTCGGCGCGATCACGATCTCCTGGCTGAACCCGGCCCGAGAGGTACCGCGTGATCTCTACCTCCAGCCCGCCACACCGGCACCCGCGAGCAGCCGTCTGCTGGCGGCACCCGAGCCCGCCGACACGCGGCCGCCGCTCGCCCCCGTGGCCCGGCCCGAGACGCAGCACACCGGCCGGCCGCACAGCGTCGCTTCCCACACACCGCGCGGCACCGACGACAAGCCCTCCAACGTCATCGACGGCTCAGGCTCCGGCGGCACGTCCGGCACCAGGGTCGGCACCGCGAGCGGCACCGGCGGCGACGGCTCCCCCGGCGCGGAGGGGCTGCCACCCGCGCAGCTGGAGGCCGCGGCCGTCCGGCTCACCAACCAGGAACGCACGCGGCGCGGCTGCGCTCCCCTGCGGGTGGACGGCCGCCTCACCAGGTCCGCGCGAGCACACAGCCGCGACATGGCCGCCAAGGGGTACTTCGACCACAACTCCCCGCAAGGCGTCACGCCGTGGCAGCGCATGGCGCGCGCCGGCTACTCCAACAGCGCGGCCGAGAACATCGCGCGCGGCTACGCGTCGGCCGAGGAGACGGTGCGCGGCTGGATGGCCAACGCGGGGCACCGCCGCAACATCCTGAACTGCCAGATCACCACGGTCGGCGTCGGCGTCGCGTACGGCGGCGGCGACATATGGTGGACCCAGGACTTCGGCTATTCCTGA
- the rplM gene encoding 50S ribosomal protein L13 encodes MRTFTPKATDVERQWYVIDATDVVLGRLATHVATLLRGKHKPIFAPHVDTGDFVIVINADKVTLTGNKLEQKKAYRHSGYPGGLRAVPYSELMEKRPDRAVEKAVKGMLPKNALGRRMAKKLKVYAGSEHPHAAQRPVPFELTKTAQ; translated from the coding sequence GTGCGCACGTTCACCCCTAAGGCCACCGACGTCGAACGTCAGTGGTACGTCATCGACGCCACCGACGTGGTGCTGGGTCGGCTGGCCACCCATGTCGCGACGTTGCTCCGCGGTAAGCACAAGCCGATCTTCGCGCCGCACGTCGACACCGGTGACTTCGTCATCGTCATCAACGCCGACAAGGTGACTCTGACCGGCAACAAGCTCGAGCAGAAGAAGGCGTACCGCCACTCCGGCTACCCCGGTGGCCTCCGCGCGGTCCCCTACAGCGAGCTGATGGAGAAGCGTCCGGACCGGGCCGTCGAGAAGGCCGTCAAGGGCATGCTTCCCAAGAATGCTCTCGGCCGCAGGATGGCCAAGAAGCTCAAGGTGTACGCCGGTTCCGAGCACCCGCACGCGGCTCAGCGTCCGGTGCCGTTCGAGCTCACCAAGACCGCCCAGTAG
- the rpsI gene encoding 30S ribosomal protein S9 gives MAEPTGVETPFEGEVDITDSSEEFPSEYTTESAPAGDAPARKPITTGNSYGTGRRKEAVARVRIVPGTGKWTINGRSLDNYFPNKVHQQIVNEPFVTLGAEDQFDVFARIDGGGVTGQAGALRMGLARALTALDTEVNRPPLKKAGFLTRDAREKERKKYGLKKARKAPQYSKR, from the coding sequence GTGGCTGAGCCCACCGGTGTCGAGACGCCCTTCGAGGGCGAAGTGGACATCACGGACAGCTCTGAGGAGTTCCCGTCCGAGTACACCACCGAGTCCGCTCCCGCCGGCGACGCCCCCGCGCGCAAGCCCATCACCACGGGCAACTCGTACGGGACCGGCCGTCGTAAGGAGGCGGTCGCCCGGGTGCGCATCGTGCCGGGCACCGGCAAGTGGACCATCAACGGCCGCTCGCTGGACAACTACTTCCCGAACAAGGTCCACCAGCAGATCGTCAACGAGCCGTTCGTGACGCTCGGCGCCGAGGACCAGTTCGACGTCTTCGCGCGCATCGACGGCGGCGGCGTGACCGGCCAGGCCGGCGCGCTGCGCATGGGCCTCGCCCGCGCGTTGACCGCGCTGGACACCGAGGTCAACCGGCCGCCGCTGAAGAAGGCAGGCTTCCTGACCCGTGACGCGCGGGAGAAGGAGCGCAAGAAGTACGGCCTCAAGAAGGCCCGTAAGGCTCCTCAGTACAGCAAGCGTTGA
- the glmM gene encoding phosphoglucosamine mutase, translated as MTGRLFGTDGVRGVAGRDLTAELAMDLSVAAAHVLGDAGAFESSVGRRGRPVAVVGRDPRASGEFLEAAVVAGLASSGVDVLRLGVLPTPAVAHLTSALGADLGVMLSASHNPAPDNGIKFFARGGFKLPDAVENDIEQRLGEKWNRPVGAAVGRVRDAFGEADRYVSHLLTSLPGRLDGMRVVLDCAHGAAHMVAPEALLRAGAVVETIGASPDGLNINEGVGSTHLDGLRAAVVESGADAGIAYDGDADRCLAITSSGQVVDGDQIMLVLALAMHDAGTLAKDTVVATVMSNLGFKLALRKAGLGMVETAVGDRYVLEAMRENGYNFGGEQSGHVVMLDHATTGDGLLTSLHLLAQVTRSGRPLDELASAMSRLPQVLVNVRDVSKAKAAASGELAAAVAEVERSLGDTGRVLIRPSGTEPMVRVMVEAESEEEAERLAGHLAEVVRRTCG; from the coding sequence TTGACGGGCCGTCTGTTCGGCACCGACGGCGTCCGTGGGGTCGCGGGCCGCGACCTCACGGCGGAGCTGGCCATGGACCTCTCGGTCGCGGCCGCTCATGTCCTCGGTGATGCCGGTGCGTTCGAGTCGAGCGTCGGGCGGCGTGGCCGCCCGGTCGCCGTCGTGGGCCGGGACCCGCGTGCCTCGGGGGAGTTCCTCGAGGCCGCCGTGGTCGCCGGCCTCGCGTCGTCGGGTGTGGACGTGCTGCGCCTCGGCGTGCTCCCCACTCCCGCGGTCGCGCACCTGACCTCGGCCCTCGGCGCCGACCTCGGCGTCATGTTGTCCGCGTCGCACAACCCGGCGCCGGACAACGGCATCAAGTTCTTCGCGCGCGGCGGCTTCAAGCTGCCGGACGCGGTGGAGAACGACATCGAGCAGCGGCTCGGTGAGAAGTGGAACCGGCCGGTCGGCGCCGCGGTCGGCCGCGTTCGTGACGCGTTCGGCGAGGCGGACCGCTACGTGTCGCACCTGCTGACGTCCCTGCCGGGACGGCTGGACGGCATGCGGGTCGTGCTGGACTGCGCGCACGGCGCCGCGCACATGGTGGCGCCGGAGGCGTTGCTGCGCGCGGGTGCGGTGGTGGAGACCATCGGCGCGTCGCCTGACGGTCTCAACATCAACGAGGGTGTGGGCTCCACCCATCTCGACGGGCTGCGTGCCGCGGTCGTCGAGTCCGGCGCCGACGCCGGCATCGCCTACGACGGCGACGCCGACCGCTGCCTCGCGATCACCTCGTCGGGCCAGGTGGTGGACGGCGACCAGATCATGCTGGTCCTGGCGCTCGCCATGCACGACGCCGGCACTCTCGCCAAGGACACCGTGGTGGCGACCGTGATGTCCAACCTCGGCTTCAAGCTCGCTCTGCGCAAGGCCGGTCTCGGCATGGTCGAGACGGCGGTCGGCGACCGTTACGTCCTTGAGGCGATGCGGGAGAACGGCTACAACTTCGGCGGTGAGCAGTCCGGGCATGTGGTGATGCTCGACCACGCCACCACAGGGGACGGCCTGCTCACCTCGCTCCACCTGCTCGCGCAGGTGACCCGGTCCGGCCGTCCGCTCGACGAGCTGGCGTCGGCGATGTCACGCCTGCCGCAGGTGCTGGTGAACGTCAGGGACGTCTCCAAGGCCAAGGCGGCGGCGTCCGGTGAGCTGGCCGCCGCGGTGGCGGAGGTGGAACGCTCCCTCGGCGACACCGGCCGGGTGCTGATCCGTCCGAGCGGCACCGAGCCGATGGTGCGCGTGATGGTGGAGGCCGAGTCCGAGGAGGAGGCCGAGCGCCTCGCGGGTCATCTGGCCGAGGTGGTGCGCAGGACCTGCGGCTGA